A section of the Clostridium sp. TW13 genome encodes:
- a CDS encoding ABC transporter permease: protein MKRKLFHSWKNRGFTLFTIVFGYFLCITILSLVINSIELDKRNDENEFQGKHGTVSYLTVGNYISSSFTGKPIDVINGFSKYGKVDIQDLPNQIVAVGKKLCQSQVIPTVYTKETDFIPNITEGRYISIEESMRGDNVAVIGKELAKSLGVEVNGKVKFYNKEYRVVGILGPEFKYSAWDKVFCISVNGLPKDYMDVLNRSWVQETDKLKSLNLYFAFRVKDAEKKQIYDQIKSEMKSYNLYIDDKKQNWEGASTYEQARDTAKNGIPIIIVALFNVLNISFFWIMDRKHEITIKKVLGATDKFIMNRIRKELLLISILSALLSFITQSILYKEFEPFINRVGWSFKLSWMTFICCIMVAIVLGYLSTIIPAKKIVRMKAAEALRNE from the coding sequence ATGAAAAGAAAGTTATTTCATTCGTGGAAAAATAGAGGGTTTACTTTATTTACAATAGTATTTGGATATTTTTTATGTATAACTATATTATCCTTGGTGATTAATTCCATTGAATTAGATAAAAGAAATGATGAAAATGAGTTTCAAGGCAAACATGGAACTGTTTCCTATTTGACAGTAGGGAATTATATAAGTAGCAGTTTTACAGGAAAGCCTATAGATGTGATCAACGGATTCTCTAAATATGGAAAGGTTGATATACAAGACTTACCCAATCAAATTGTTGCAGTTGGTAAAAAGTTATGTCAATCTCAAGTTATCCCTACTGTGTATACCAAAGAAACTGATTTTATTCCCAATATAACTGAAGGAAGATATATTTCTATAGAGGAGTCTATGAGGGGAGATAATGTAGCAGTTATTGGCAAAGAGCTTGCGAAATCTCTAGGAGTAGAGGTAAATGGGAAAGTAAAATTTTATAATAAAGAATATAGAGTAGTAGGTATACTTGGACCAGAATTTAAATATAGTGCATGGGATAAAGTCTTTTGCATTTCAGTTAATGGATTACCAAAAGACTACATGGATGTACTAAATCGCAGTTGGGTTCAAGAAACAGATAAACTTAAAAGTCTGAATCTATATTTTGCATTCCGAGTAAAGGATGCTGAAAAAAAACAAATATATGACCAAATAAAGAGTGAAATGAAAAGTTATAATTTATATATAGATGACAAAAAGCAAAATTGGGAAGGCGCATCAACTTATGAGCAAGCTAGAGATACTGCGAAAAATGGAATTCCTATAATAATAGTAGCTTTATTTAATGTTCTAAATATTTCTTTTTTCTGGATAATGGATAGAAAGCATGAAATAACTATTAAAAAGGTACTGGGAGCTACAGATAAGTTTATTATGAATAGGATTAGAAAGGAATTGTTATTAATATCTATATTATCAGCACTTTTATCTTTTATAACTCAAAGTATATTATATAAGGAGTTTGAACCTTTTATAAATAGGGTGGGCTGGAGTTTTAAGCTTTCTTGGATGACTTTTATTTGCTGTATAATGGTAGCAATTGTTCTTGGATATTTGTCAACCATAATTCCAGCTAAGAAAATTGTTAGGATGAAAGCTGCAGAAGCTTTAAGAAATGAGTAG
- a CDS encoding ABC transporter permease, which produces MGIILVSIRKNIWRNLAITFQIILGTIVLSQALSNYRYFIATKYKAETLIESNVYDLSYTNKSHNEIGNHDMNGQDTISPQEGVNVALKFIKGDNRVEKIGLESGGYVFKYADDEKSSKPILKSKIQSIDVTAYNKELTEMYNFKVKKGISFSDYFKVNNDDKLIPILISEELAGDNPVGSIVKLPQKVDPRQKDYKIIGILDSSYPLLSQIYDMAMPGRPNDGYFCIIGSLINDDYAHVYAKFKDDVSRDEVKKDYDKRAGADKEIQFFGLNDMAETLLLPASEKVQYIFYGTIILILTSFGVIGTVLASIVKRKPEFGVRVAIGATKSNIQRLVMGELMILFMFSVTIGLLISRLMSGMSKIPTYIWDFYVIGISAGIVFVLMIISAIPSLLRITKMNPVDLVHGK; this is translated from the coding sequence ATGGGTATTATATTAGTTTCAATAAGAAAAAATATTTGGAGAAATTTGGCTATAACTTTTCAGATAATATTAGGCACAATAGTATTGAGCCAAGCATTATCAAATTATAGATATTTTATTGCGACTAAATATAAGGCAGAAACATTAATTGAAAGTAATGTATATGATTTAAGCTATACAAATAAATCTCATAATGAGATTGGCAATCATGATATGAATGGACAAGATACAATATCACCACAAGAGGGAGTTAATGTGGCATTAAAATTTATCAAAGGTGATAATAGAGTTGAGAAAATAGGATTAGAAAGTGGTGGATACGTATTTAAGTATGCAGATGATGAGAAGTCAAGTAAACCAATATTGAAATCTAAAATACAGTCTATAGATGTTACTGCTTATAATAAAGAGTTAACTGAAATGTATAATTTCAAAGTGAAGAAAGGCATTAGCTTTTCTGATTATTTTAAAGTTAATAATGATGATAAATTAATTCCAATACTAATTTCAGAAGAATTAGCTGGAGATAATCCAGTAGGCAGCATTGTAAAACTGCCCCAAAAAGTTGATCCTAGGCAAAAAGATTACAAAATAATAGGTATTTTAGATAGTAGTTATCCACTATTAAGTCAAATATATGATATGGCAATGCCGGGAAGACCTAATGATGGTTATTTTTGTATAATAGGGTCTTTGATAAATGATGATTATGCTCATGTATATGCAAAATTTAAAGATGATGTAAGTAGAGATGAAGTGAAGAAAGATTACGATAAACGTGCAGGAGCAGATAAAGAAATTCAGTTTTTTGGATTAAATGATATGGCTGAAACGCTGCTTTTACCTGCATCAGAGAAAGTACAATATATTTTCTATGGAACAATAATATTAATTTTGACTTCCTTTGGTGTTATAGGCACAGTATTGGCTTCCATAGTAAAAAGAAAACCTGAGTTTGGTGTAAGAGTAGCTATAGGAGCTACAAAGAGTAACATACAAAGATTAGTTATGGGGGAATTAATGATATTGTTTATGTTTTCTGTAACCATAGGATTATTAATTTCTAGATTAATGTCAGGTATGTCTAAAATACCAACTTATATTTGGGATTTCTATGTAATAGGCATTAGCGCTGGCATAGTTTTTGTATTAATGATAATATCTGCCATCCCATCTTTATTGAGAATAACTAAAATGAATCCAGTGGATTTAGTACATGGAAAATAA